A stretch of Oreochromis aureus strain Israel breed Guangdong linkage group 11, ZZ_aureus, whole genome shotgun sequence DNA encodes these proteins:
- the si:dkey-79d12.4 gene encoding zinc finger protein 91 isoform X2: MSAASSSDEDVQPAAKCWECGKNIHNFKKLMSHYKSHNTKATCHICKVTFRRLTSLSTHLDNAHLPPVCKKCHQFFSNVWELNKHAGKHCTDSEFIQEDSSLIYKRQSSDSSPKEKTMQQNADTVQRDSLSALRSKQRAEIKPETPKNSVAYILGADDKDISTESDSDMAEDSKSSASEDEVMTHSKPNKLHPEHSETDVRSNSSLPNDSGHFSDCPVSQTTCAPFPAANSVMCTVCGRGPFKSIKLHMLHCSGVRVKYQCFLCKKAFLTESAVKKHHLALYACDICGQVFSHKNLYYSHQCPKGSKSPLVLFCSESMPKACNICKFLFTSEKYLVEHVTKVHTSVVSTKTCTFTTPSLVNGKDNRRAQSTKVQLQSAKFVSKAINGTHSDGQTSGTNGALAQPNQLPSSHLHAPFAVLSSPPDTNQEGALSNPPSQPMPTILAMFENDSHRLALMKRMNTSWRSKVPYPCRQCGAVLRQPSLIISHRYLHRGRRSHQCPCGRAFKHRLHLLRHCVQHAEAISYICVSCGDTFTGAKLLAQHLKGRSLKKSPSGCTWKRKVKRTCRMTFMCDCGELFLRPSAYIWHQLKNSK, from the coding sequence ATGTCAGCAGCCTCGAGCAGCGACGAAGATGTGCAACCGGCAGCAAAATGTTGGGAATGTGGGAAGAACATCCACAACTTTAAGAAATTGATGTCACATTATAAAAGCCACAATACCAAAGCCACCTGCCACATCTGCAAGGTTACTTTCCGTCGCCTGACATCACTCTCCACACACCTGGATAACGCGCATCTGCCACCAGTCTGCAAAAAATGCCATCAGTTTTTCAGCAATGTCTGGGAGCTGAACAAGCATGCAGGGAAACACTGTACGGACTCTGAGTTTATTCAAGAAGATTCCTCTTTGATTTATAAGAGGCAGAGCAGTGACAGCTCTCCTAAGGAGAAGACAATGCAGCAAAATGCAGATACTGTTCAACGTGACTCACTGTCAGCACTGAGGTCTAAACAGAGAGCTGAGATAAAGCCTGAGACACCTAAAAACAGTGTGGCGTATATACTGGGTGCAGATGATAAAGATATTAGCACTGAAAGTGATTCCGACATGGCAGAAGATTCAAAAAGCTCTGCTTCTGAAGATGAAGTCATGACACACTCTAAACCTAATAAACTGCATCCAGAACACTCTGAAACAGATGTTCGCTCCAACTCCAGTTTGCCCAATGATTCTGGTCATTTTTCAGACTGTCCAGTTTCCCAGACGACATGTGCACCCTTTCCTGCTGCAAACAGTGTAATGTGCACAGTGTGTGGCAGAGGTCCGTTTAAGTCAATTAAGCTCCACATGCTGCACTGCAGTGGCGTGAGAGTAAAATATCAATGCTTTCTGTGCAAGAAGGCCTTTCTAACTGAGAGTGCTGTTAAGAAACACCACTTGGCTCTGTATGCCTGTGACATCTGTGGCCAAGTTTTCAGTCATAAGAACTTGTACTATAGCCACCAGTGTCCCAAAGGGAGCAAATCGCCTTTGGTGCTCTTCTGCTCTGAGTCGATGCCGAAAGCATGCAACATATGCAAATTCCTTTTTACCTCTGAGAAATATTTAGTTGAGCACGTAACCAAAGTTCACACGTCAGTGGTCAGCACCAAGACGTGCACTTTTACTACTCCATCACTGGTGAATGGAAAGGATAACCGAAGAGCCCAGAGCACAAAAGTCCAGCTCCAGTCAGCCAAGTTCGTGAGCAAGGCCATTAATGGAACACACAGTGATGGCCAAACGTCAGGGACAAATGGTGCCCTAGCTCAGCCAAACCAACTGCCTTCAAGTCACCTTCATGCCCCTTTTGCTGTCCTTTCCAGCCCCCCTGACACAAACCAAGAGGGTGCGCTCTCTAACCCCCCCTCACAACCAATGCCCACCATCCTGGCCATGTTTGAGAATGACAGCCATCGTTTGGCTTTGATGAAACGCATGAACACCAGCTGGCGCTCCAAGGTGCCTTACCCTTGCAGGCAGTGCGGCGCTGTCCTGCGGCAGCCCTCGCTCATCATCAGCCACCGGTACCTCCACCGAGGCCGCCGGTCGCACCAGTGCCCGTGCGGACGAGCTTTTAAACACCGGCTGCACCTCCTGCGACACTGTGTTCAGCACGCGGAGGCCATAAGCTAcatctgtgtcagctgtggGGACACTTTCACAGGAGCCAAACTCCTGGCGCAGCACCTGAAGGGCCGGTCTCTAAAGAAATCTCCCTCTGGCTGCACGTGGAAAAGAAAAGTCAAGAGAACGTGCAGAATGACTTTCATGTGCGACTGCGGAGAACTGTTTCTCAGGCCTTCAGCATACATATGGCACCAGCTTAAAAACAGCAAGTAA
- the si:dkey-79d12.4 gene encoding zinc finger protein 91 isoform X1, whose product MSCTNRLLLPVFVDRTAQLLMSAASSSDEDVQPAAKCWECGKNIHNFKKLMSHYKSHNTKATCHICKVTFRRLTSLSTHLDNAHLPPVCKKCHQFFSNVWELNKHAGKHCTDSEFIQEDSSLIYKRQSSDSSPKEKTMQQNADTVQRDSLSALRSKQRAEIKPETPKNSVAYILGADDKDISTESDSDMAEDSKSSASEDEVMTHSKPNKLHPEHSETDVRSNSSLPNDSGHFSDCPVSQTTCAPFPAANSVMCTVCGRGPFKSIKLHMLHCSGVRVKYQCFLCKKAFLTESAVKKHHLALYACDICGQVFSHKNLYYSHQCPKGSKSPLVLFCSESMPKACNICKFLFTSEKYLVEHVTKVHTSVVSTKTCTFTTPSLVNGKDNRRAQSTKVQLQSAKFVSKAINGTHSDGQTSGTNGALAQPNQLPSSHLHAPFAVLSSPPDTNQEGALSNPPSQPMPTILAMFENDSHRLALMKRMNTSWRSKVPYPCRQCGAVLRQPSLIISHRYLHRGRRSHQCPCGRAFKHRLHLLRHCVQHAEAISYICVSCGDTFTGAKLLAQHLKGRSLKKSPSGCTWKRKVKRTCRMTFMCDCGELFLRPSAYIWHQLKNSK is encoded by the exons ATGAGTTGCACGAACCGTCTGCTGTTACCGGTATTTGTGGACAGG ACTGCGCAGCTACTTATGTCAGCAGCCTCGAGCAGCGACGAAGATGTGCAACCGGCAGCAAAATGTTGGGAATGTGGGAAGAACATCCACAACTTTAAGAAATTGATGTCACATTATAAAAGCCACAATACCAAAGCCACCTGCCACATCTGCAAGGTTACTTTCCGTCGCCTGACATCACTCTCCACACACCTGGATAACGCGCATCTGCCACCAGTCTGCAAAAAATGCCATCAGTTTTTCAGCAATGTCTGGGAGCTGAACAAGCATGCAGGGAAACACTGTACGGACTCTGAGTTTATTCAAGAAGATTCCTCTTTGATTTATAAGAGGCAGAGCAGTGACAGCTCTCCTAAGGAGAAGACAATGCAGCAAAATGCAGATACTGTTCAACGTGACTCACTGTCAGCACTGAGGTCTAAACAGAGAGCTGAGATAAAGCCTGAGACACCTAAAAACAGTGTGGCGTATATACTGGGTGCAGATGATAAAGATATTAGCACTGAAAGTGATTCCGACATGGCAGAAGATTCAAAAAGCTCTGCTTCTGAAGATGAAGTCATGACACACTCTAAACCTAATAAACTGCATCCAGAACACTCTGAAACAGATGTTCGCTCCAACTCCAGTTTGCCCAATGATTCTGGTCATTTTTCAGACTGTCCAGTTTCCCAGACGACATGTGCACCCTTTCCTGCTGCAAACAGTGTAATGTGCACAGTGTGTGGCAGAGGTCCGTTTAAGTCAATTAAGCTCCACATGCTGCACTGCAGTGGCGTGAGAGTAAAATATCAATGCTTTCTGTGCAAGAAGGCCTTTCTAACTGAGAGTGCTGTTAAGAAACACCACTTGGCTCTGTATGCCTGTGACATCTGTGGCCAAGTTTTCAGTCATAAGAACTTGTACTATAGCCACCAGTGTCCCAAAGGGAGCAAATCGCCTTTGGTGCTCTTCTGCTCTGAGTCGATGCCGAAAGCATGCAACATATGCAAATTCCTTTTTACCTCTGAGAAATATTTAGTTGAGCACGTAACCAAAGTTCACACGTCAGTGGTCAGCACCAAGACGTGCACTTTTACTACTCCATCACTGGTGAATGGAAAGGATAACCGAAGAGCCCAGAGCACAAAAGTCCAGCTCCAGTCAGCCAAGTTCGTGAGCAAGGCCATTAATGGAACACACAGTGATGGCCAAACGTCAGGGACAAATGGTGCCCTAGCTCAGCCAAACCAACTGCCTTCAAGTCACCTTCATGCCCCTTTTGCTGTCCTTTCCAGCCCCCCTGACACAAACCAAGAGGGTGCGCTCTCTAACCCCCCCTCACAACCAATGCCCACCATCCTGGCCATGTTTGAGAATGACAGCCATCGTTTGGCTTTGATGAAACGCATGAACACCAGCTGGCGCTCCAAGGTGCCTTACCCTTGCAGGCAGTGCGGCGCTGTCCTGCGGCAGCCCTCGCTCATCATCAGCCACCGGTACCTCCACCGAGGCCGCCGGTCGCACCAGTGCCCGTGCGGACGAGCTTTTAAACACCGGCTGCACCTCCTGCGACACTGTGTTCAGCACGCGGAGGCCATAAGCTAcatctgtgtcagctgtggGGACACTTTCACAGGAGCCAAACTCCTGGCGCAGCACCTGAAGGGCCGGTCTCTAAAGAAATCTCCCTCTGGCTGCACGTGGAAAAGAAAAGTCAAGAGAACGTGCAGAATGACTTTCATGTGCGACTGCGGAGAACTGTTTCTCAGGCCTTCAGCATACATATGGCACCAGCTTAAAAACAGCAAGTAA
- the smg9 gene encoding protein SMG9 isoform X2, producing the protein MSESGHSQPGMYGQGRRRRRRRGDRDVGPPGQNLSGPSRDRDYQPRERRDGSEDPPGPLIQKTPIILAKPPGERAKPSQNAPVSGAPVLEKPIMLMKARDDGGKPGTPTESAAQSSGPPSKIEREGQRPTQPVYQIQNRGMSASASSGALDPMVGQSKLLPPEKMKHSIKLVDDQMNWCDSAMEYLRDQTDMLVVGVIGLQGTGKSTIMSLLSANTPEEDQRSFVFRPQTQEIKERGGNQSTGIDFFITQERVIFLDTQPMLSPSILDHLINNDRKLPPEYNLPHTYVEMQSLQIAAFLFTVCHVVIVVQDWFTDLNLYRFLQTAEMLKPSTPSASHDSTGSSGSDDGAEYYPHIVFLQNKARRDDFCPRNLKNMHMVVDKLMAHSHLKYKGLGQDYLTTEVNMFLLPVQENDGEDNLTKAGSGTYPLFSLLPGYRGHPAFSTMVSKLRSQILAMPRCQLSHTILTEKNWFHYAARIWDGVKKSSALSEYSRLLC; encoded by the exons ATGTCCGAGTCCGGTCACAGTCAACCCGGCATGTATGGGCAAGGCCGCAGGAGGAGGCGACGCCGAGGGGACAGAGATGTTGGCCCTCCGGGACAAAACCTGTCCGGACCCAGTCGAGATCGGGATTACCAACCGAGGGAGCGAAGG GATGGAAGCGAGGATCCACCAGGTCCTCTCATTCAGAAGACCCCCATCATTCTTGCAAAACCTCCCGGGGAAAGG GCTAAGCCCTCACAGAATGCACCTGTCAGTGGAGCACCAGTCCTGGAGAAGCCCATCATGCTAATGAAGGCCAGGGACGATGGAGGGAAGCCAGGGACACCTACTGAGTCGGCTGCTCAGTCCTCTGGTCCACCCTCTAAGATAGAGAGGGAAGGGCAGCGACCTACCCAGCCTGTATACCAGATCCAAAACAGAGGAATGAGTGCTTCTGCATCGAGCGGTGCATTGGACC CCATGGTCGGGCAGTCCAAACTCCTTCCTCCAGAGAAAATGAAGCACAGCATTAAACTGGTGGATGATCAGATGAATTGGTGTGACAGTGCCATGGAG TATTTGAGGGACCAGACAGACATGTTGGTGGTGGGAGTTATTGGCTTGCAGGGAACTGGGAAATCCACCATCATGTCGCTGTTATCTGCCAACACTCCTGAGGAAGATCAAAG GAGTTTTGTATTCAGACCACAGACTCAAGAAATCAAGGAAAGAGGCGGAAATCAGAGCACAGGGATTGATTTCTTCATCACACAGGAGAGAGTTATCTTCTTGGATACGCAG CCAATGCTAAGCCCATCAATTCTGGATCATCTTATCAACAATGATCGGAAGTTACCTCCAGAATACAATCTTCCTCATACATATGTTGAGATGCAG TCTCTTCAGATCGCTGCCTTCCTGTTTACAGTGTGCCATGTTGTAATTGTGGTTCAAGACTGGTTCACTGATTTGAACCTTTACAG GTTTCTTCAGACTGCTGAGATGCTGAAACCTTCCACACCGTCTGCAAGCCACGACAGCACTGGCTCTTCAGGCAGTGATGATGGAGCAGAGTATTATCCACATATAG TTTTCCTCCAGAACAAAGCCAGACGGGATGATTTCTGCCCAAGAAATCTGAAGAACATGCATATGGTGGTCGACAAATTAATGGCTCATTCTCACCTCAAATACAAAG GCCTGGGGCAGGACTATCTGACAACCGAGGTCAATATGTTCTTGCTTCCTGTGCAGGAAAACGACGGGGAGGATAATTTGACCAAAGCAG GGTCAGGAACATACCCACTGTTCTCTCTGCTCCCCGGCTACAGAGGACACCCGGCCTTCTCCACCATGGTTTCAAAGCTCCGCAGCCAAATACTGGCCATGCCCCGCTGTCAGCTGTCACACACTATTCTCACTGAGAAAAACTG gTTTCACTATGCAGCTCGTATCTGGGATGGTGTGAAAAAGTCCTCGGCCCTCTCTGAATACAGTCGTCTGCTCTGCTGA
- the smg9 gene encoding protein SMG9 isoform X1, whose product MSESGHSQPGMYGQGRRRRRRRGDRDVGPPGQNLSGPSRDRDYQPRERRDGSEDPPGPLIQKTPIILAKPPGERAKPSQNAPVSGAPVLEKPIMLMKARDDGGKPGTPTESAAQSSGPPSKIEREGQRPTQPVYQIQNRGMSASASSGALDPMVGQSKLLPPEKMKHSIKLVDDQMNWCDSAMEYLRDQTDMLVVGVIGLQGTGKSTIMSLLSANTPEEDQRSFVFRPQTQEIKERGGNQSTGIDFFITQERVIFLDTQPMLSPSILDHLINNDRKLPPEYNLPHTYVEMQSLQIAAFLFTVCHVVIVVQDWFTDLNLYRFLQTAEMLKPSTPSASHDSTGSSGSDDGAEYYPHIVFLQNKARRDDFCPRNLKNMHMVVDKLMAHSHLKYKGTLSMLDCNIFPGLGQDYLTTEVNMFLLPVQENDGEDNLTKAGSGTYPLFSLLPGYRGHPAFSTMVSKLRSQILAMPRCQLSHTILTEKNWFHYAARIWDGVKKSSALSEYSRLLC is encoded by the exons ATGTCCGAGTCCGGTCACAGTCAACCCGGCATGTATGGGCAAGGCCGCAGGAGGAGGCGACGCCGAGGGGACAGAGATGTTGGCCCTCCGGGACAAAACCTGTCCGGACCCAGTCGAGATCGGGATTACCAACCGAGGGAGCGAAGG GATGGAAGCGAGGATCCACCAGGTCCTCTCATTCAGAAGACCCCCATCATTCTTGCAAAACCTCCCGGGGAAAGG GCTAAGCCCTCACAGAATGCACCTGTCAGTGGAGCACCAGTCCTGGAGAAGCCCATCATGCTAATGAAGGCCAGGGACGATGGAGGGAAGCCAGGGACACCTACTGAGTCGGCTGCTCAGTCCTCTGGTCCACCCTCTAAGATAGAGAGGGAAGGGCAGCGACCTACCCAGCCTGTATACCAGATCCAAAACAGAGGAATGAGTGCTTCTGCATCGAGCGGTGCATTGGACC CCATGGTCGGGCAGTCCAAACTCCTTCCTCCAGAGAAAATGAAGCACAGCATTAAACTGGTGGATGATCAGATGAATTGGTGTGACAGTGCCATGGAG TATTTGAGGGACCAGACAGACATGTTGGTGGTGGGAGTTATTGGCTTGCAGGGAACTGGGAAATCCACCATCATGTCGCTGTTATCTGCCAACACTCCTGAGGAAGATCAAAG GAGTTTTGTATTCAGACCACAGACTCAAGAAATCAAGGAAAGAGGCGGAAATCAGAGCACAGGGATTGATTTCTTCATCACACAGGAGAGAGTTATCTTCTTGGATACGCAG CCAATGCTAAGCCCATCAATTCTGGATCATCTTATCAACAATGATCGGAAGTTACCTCCAGAATACAATCTTCCTCATACATATGTTGAGATGCAG TCTCTTCAGATCGCTGCCTTCCTGTTTACAGTGTGCCATGTTGTAATTGTGGTTCAAGACTGGTTCACTGATTTGAACCTTTACAG GTTTCTTCAGACTGCTGAGATGCTGAAACCTTCCACACCGTCTGCAAGCCACGACAGCACTGGCTCTTCAGGCAGTGATGATGGAGCAGAGTATTATCCACATATAG TTTTCCTCCAGAACAAAGCCAGACGGGATGATTTCTGCCCAAGAAATCTGAAGAACATGCATATGGTGGTCGACAAATTAATGGCTCATTCTCACCTCAAATACAAAG GAACATTATCCATGCTCGACTGCAATATCTTCCCAGGCCTGGGGCAGGACTATCTGACAACCGAGGTCAATATGTTCTTGCTTCCTGTGCAGGAAAACGACGGGGAGGATAATTTGACCAAAGCAG GGTCAGGAACATACCCACTGTTCTCTCTGCTCCCCGGCTACAGAGGACACCCGGCCTTCTCCACCATGGTTTCAAAGCTCCGCAGCCAAATACTGGCCATGCCCCGCTGTCAGCTGTCACACACTATTCTCACTGAGAAAAACTG gTTTCACTATGCAGCTCGTATCTGGGATGGTGTGAAAAAGTCCTCGGCCCTCTCTGAATACAGTCGTCTGCTCTGCTGA
- the LOC116318740 gene encoding urokinase plasminogen activator surface receptor-like translates to MQILVLILGMVLLPPACALKCYECIPGPSGSCTQTTKDCPSNTQCGSVRLTSYAGGSKLFDIKGKSCAAAEECVQASLNFGVSRTLINTKCCTSELCNSQDVPEGSLSSPNGKKCFQCDGNDCAKTLNCNGNEDYCISAAVTAQGQKATLKGCASKVICSGTQSAQIAAITGAEISCCQGDLCNSASSTTAGLLLFVTPLISLVLFS, encoded by the exons ATGCAGATCCTTGTGCTGATCCTTGGGATGGTGCTGCTCCCTCCAG CCTGTGCTTTGAAATGTTACGAATGCATACCGGGACCATCAGGAAGCTGCACTCAGACAACAAAAGATTGTCCTTCCAacactcagtgtggatcagtcaGACTGACTTCATATGCAG GTGGTTCAAAACTGTTTGACATTAAGGGGAAAAGTTGTGCTGCAGCTGAGGAGTGTGTTCAGGCCTCACTCAACTTTGGAGTTTCTCGAACTCTAATTAACACCAAGTGTTGCACCTCTGAGCTTTGCAACTCTCAAGATGTCCCTG AGGGCagcctctcctctccaaatggGAAAAAGTGCTTCCAATGTGATGGAAACGATTGCGCAAAAACTCTAAACTGCAACGGAAATGAGGACTACTGCATCTCAGCAGCAG TGACTGCACAAGGGCAAAAGGCGACTCTAAAAGGCTGCGCCTCCAAGGTGATTTGCTCAGGCACGCAATCTGCACAGATCGCAGCAATCACTGGAGCAGAAATCAGCTGCTGCCAGGGTGACCTCTGCAACAGTGCCAGCAGTACAACTGCTGGCCTTCTGCTCTTTGTCACACCGCTGATCTCTCTGGTCTTGTTCTCTTAG